A portion of the Hylaeus volcanicus isolate JK05 unplaced genomic scaffold, UHH_iyHylVolc1.0_haploid 12237, whole genome shotgun sequence genome contains these proteins:
- the LOC128883655 gene encoding uncharacterized protein LOC128883655 isoform X3 — MVFRSSRPWCYICRDEKPDVACSAQHCKKSFHFYCLQHTGYDKPLDGCLDDFLCESCQEEDTESICYVCKSCGTDDLVSVVYDGSPKHAHADCLKQESLGNSERDTQSSCEKTQETIRTTFVNAIGGKPKLGNVDICYVCQKGGKLLCCDLCDQSYHPKCIDSDFLDPIIFDKDGKWGCPICYGKDPLKNMCHKRLTKKERQNKAEQWQKCIARESRRCRVNRSQFLCSCWSALKPFVPPDIYQKLKKEAPNFSKSNQLKESSLDNLNVEDSAIKQSVLYRDEALWKLVEEKAKVSGYELLRQGVELKPYQIWGVNWLLEAFYQKAGAILADEMGLGKTIQSLAFLSALKASSISGPHLIVVPLSTVGNWIREVHLFTPSLTVTKVCGSRLEREHSMMDELASIGIYDLFVTTYETVVTEEWFFTDRFQWQCVILDEAHRIKNDNARMRHSLDRVKCNMRVLLTGTPLQNNIKELFTLLNFLFPEVIKQNKLVDTLFTASKKKTNLSTGSTPCSVMANPTTMMDPCVLDKEKVNALTLLLSKLMLRRTKDLVVKLPDKIEYDIWLPLSPSAGLWYQRLLELTASATEDTTSLRKLLGAVVKIRICCCHPRGLVSRDTQLENFIQTFRDTGWSDEEVNLIKEDAKQLKQESCGLQHIQCSSKLVFLDKFLTQLHSENMEFCHNYREEFLKAQENRRHLEISRRHTVLTSLMNGRVIPNVTAESVQKEIDILTVPETCDGGGLRDLHAYQYGITTSEPKKDHFMVKYMYDTENRDKSSEEPRPHKVLVFTQFQLVLDELSAYCTWRGWRFMRLDGSTNKMIRELDTREFNSPDSNHFVYLISTRAGGLGINLVTANHVVMFDEDWNPFVDLQAVDRAHRIGQTRHVHVWRLMTEWTIEERMALRRQQKLLLNKMLIQANVEALECQDDTATHDKLSSEEVRRLLQYGRTALLEATFDHEIERSSLEDILKRKRRDLKGLEDEKLKHADLEETCETESVSFHEGLWNEEIDESGKDLCSKSAKESSTPGDPEPLNKELGEQQETNDFSLYHRPQRLRRQPPLTYNPMIRLVKVHVDRKMIRERRCFQCGHGGLPVGSKPSEKNKATPLVGCMRCPKVYHLKTCLQLNDMPPKSWMCPWHECCLCYRRAGSCGGLLIHCVECPTAFCFDCFPPEYRRYEPGPAFFENLQKRGWNVTPQKFVTFLCSKCKALKEQERRRHLSKQQLEDEMRTRKSQDDSARLDAKKEHVKQGKSLAKEERLKQATAKKQFFEQKKKLDAYDKQLQNDLRAAVDQLYPPRYIEILCLRKSRFLEMHQHTSERTQEVAGEEKLEEKRDHSMKLRPCTSNRLKCFQKRRFILPDRFKLPGEILRLCDNCHLPLHDASQCPFPLEVCRSSVVFNPMVKVELTENTTECIESASKAEHVNNSGTEELNETKSHSREVTLQCVETPLLTENETLAEQTETTVDTHGTLEERTETTADTHGTLEERTETTADTPGTSEERTETTADTHGTLAERTKTTVDTNGTLTERAETTAGTNGTLAEQIETTVDTNGTLAEQIETTMDTNGTLAEQIETTVDMEETLSEPMETTSVVIQTMSDVDETPSECVRTKSDEDETLPELMRKKTETLDTALKLMETKLGTSETLLEPMKMKSETWETKQKFEPCPKLKCRTVCSLCQSITKLHSRKHCSLLSDTEKQEYEERRKQYHDFVVSVQKKSSEEKDRLCIPSNFESFFTETYDLYSIADKIFDGTRRQLECELHKKLGECLTLAGLEKCIVVQEPACSPKVCSKDSTKDTDRAARRKHVKVRQEVKTPKMEEEQKGAVKKNVIKKRHDTSVCCEKPKKQKTQEEEKKPCAIIPSSCLTKIFEKKQNTVEEQMKASASCSLKPNIKETYQMAPGYKNIIVPNRTHDIKEPVKTLGVNGTNHSKKNHVSQTCGTSRVGVRGPTPVPYMGQQHTAKVSCRSDTIAYPKHTGLPHRAPSQHTLRDLFNAFNAQNASSNVRHLSHSLNIPMASGPCYATHPTSPNDMMVAAAFLFNAQQHSSDVLSMHPHPLLNHPCMPNTSPFWTPMPQPILSPMDPNFPSSALQFSSSVPTTLVESMSQKPPACDTSNETDSMS; from the exons atGGTTTTTCGTAGTTCAAGACCGTGGTGTTACATATGTCGGGATGAAAAACCGGATGTTGCCT GTTCAGCACAacattgtaaaaaaagttttcacttttattgtttGCAACATACGGGGTATGACAAACCTCTCGATGGTTGTTTAGATGATTTCttg TGCGAAAGCTGTCAAGAGGAGGATACGGAATCAATTTGTTATGTTTGTAAATCTTGTGGAACAGATGATTTAGTGTCCGTCGTTTACGATGGCTCTCCAAAACATGCACATGCTGACTGTTTG aAACAAGAATCTCTAGGTAACTCTGAAAGGGATACTCAGAGTTCCTGTGAAAAAACCCAAGAGACCATTCGAACAACTTTTGTGAATGCTATTGGAGGAAAACCCAAGCTGGGTAATGTTGATATTTGTTATGTATGTCAAAAAG GTGGAAAATTGTTATGTTGTGATCTATGTGATCAAAGTTATCACCCAAAATGTATTGATTCTGACTTTTTGGATCCAATCATTTTTGATAAAGATGGAAAATGGGGCTGTCCTATATGTTATGGAAAAGATCCACTAAAAAACATGTGCCATAAAagattaacaaaaaaagaacgacAAAATAAAGCGGAACAATGGCAAAAATGTATCGCTCGAGAAAGTCGTCGTTGTCGAGTGAATCGAAGTCAATTCTTATGCTCTTGTTGGAGTGCTTTAAAACCGTTTGTTCCACCAGATATTTatcagaaattgaaaaaggaaGCACCCAACTTTTCAAAATCGAATCAATTGAAag AATCTTCTTTAGATAATTTGAATGTAGAAGATTCGGCTATAAAGCAATCTGTTTTGTATCGTGATGAAGCTTTATGGAAGCTAGTTGAAGAGAAAGCCAAAGTGTCTGGGTATGAATTACTACGTCAAGGTGTGGAGTTAAAACCTTATCAAATTTGGGGAGTTAATTGGTTACTTGAAGCTTTTTACCAAAAAGCTGGAGCCATTTTAGCTGATGAAATGG GTTTGGGTAAAACAATCCAAAGCCTGGCTTTTCTCAGCGCTTTAAAAGCGTCTAGTATTTCAGGTCCCCACTTAATTGTTGTTCCACTTTCCACTGTTGGCAACTGGATTCGAGAAGTCCATTTATTTACACCATCACTTACTGTCACTAAAGTGTGTGGTTCTCGATTAGAAAGAGAACACTCCATGATGGATGAac ttGCTTCCATTGGaatttacgatttatttgtaacaacCTATGAAACAGTCGTCACGGAAGAATGGTTTTTCACAGATCGATTTCAGTGGCAATGTGTTATACTGGATGAAGCACAtcgtataaaaaatgataatgcTCGTATGAGGCACTCACTTGATCGAGTTAAATGTAATATGAGAGTTCTTTTGACTG GTACCccattacaaaataatatcaaagaaCTTTTCAcattactaaattttttatttcctgaagtcattaaacaaaataaacttgtcgatacattatttacagcatcaaaaaaaaaaacaaatttgtcaACTGGTTCAACTCCGTGTTCTGTTATGGCAAATCCAACAACAATGATGGACCCATGCGTTttagataaagaaaaagtcaa cGCTTTAACCTTACTACTTTCTAAACTAATGCTACGCCGAACAAAAGATTTGGTTGTCAAATTACcagataaaatagaatatgaTATTTGGCTTCCTTTAAGCCCTTCTGCTGGTTTATGGTATCAACGTTTATTAGAATTGACAGCTTCAGCTACGGAAGATACAACATCACTACGCAAACTATTAGGAGCCGTCGTTAAAATCCGTATTTGTTG TTGTCATCCTCGAGGTTTGGTATCGCGTGACACAcaacttgaaaattttatacaaacatttcgCGATACTGGTTGGTCCGACGAAGAagtcaatttaattaaagaagacGCTAAACAATTGAAACAAGAAAGCTGCGGTTTACAGCATATCCAATGTAGTTCAAAACTGGTGTTTTTAGATAAATTCTTAACACAATTACATTCGGAAAATATGGAATTCTGTCATAATTATCGC gaaGAGTTCTTGAAAGCACAAGAAAACAGAAGACATTTAGAAATAAGTCGACGCCATACAGTATTGACAAGTTTAATGAATGGTCGCGTGATTCCAAATGTTACTGCTGAAAGTgtgcaaaaagaaatcgatattttaacTGTACCTGAAACGTGTGATGGTGGTGGTTTGCGTGATCTCCATGCATATCAATATGGTATCACAACATCGGAGCCTAAAAAGGATCATTTTATGGTAAAGTATATGTATGATACCGAGAATCGAGACAAATCAAGTGAAGAACCCAG ACCTCATAAAGTTTTAGTGTTTACACAATTTCAATTAGTTTTAGATGAATTATCAGCGTATTGTACTTGGCGTGGTTGGCGTTTCATGCGCCTTGATGGTTCAACCAATAAGATGATTCGCGAATTAGATACTAGAGAATTCAATAGTCCTGATTCCAATCATTTCGTTTATTTGATTAGCACACGAGCAGGTGGTTTAGGTATCAATTTAGTCACAGCAAACCATGTCGTCATGTTTGACGAAGATTGGAATCCTTTTGTCGACTTGCAAGCTGTTGATCG agCTCATCGTATAGGTCAAACGAGACATGTGCATGTTTGGAGATTAATGACAGAATGGACGATAGAAGAGCGAATGGCGTTACGACGGCAGCAAAAATTACTACTGAACAAAATGTTGATTCAAGCCAATGTTGAAGCGTTAGAATGTCAGGATGATACGGCAACGCATGATAAATTGTCTTCAGAAGAAGTTCGGCGACTTTTACAATATGGAAGAACAGCTTTACTG GAAGCTACTTTCGACCATGAGATTGAACGGTCCTCTTTGGaagatattttgaaaagaaaacgtcGAGATTTAAAAGGATTagaagatgaaaaattaaaacatgctGATTTGGAAGAAACATGTGAAACGGAAAGCGTGTCTTTTCATGAGGGTTTATGGAATGAAGAAATAGATGAATCTGGGAAGGATTTATGCTCTAAAAGTGCAAAGGAAAGTAGTACTCCGGGTGATCCAGAACCTCTCAACAAGGAATTAGGTGAACAACAGGAAACGAATGACTTTTCTTTATACCATCGACCTCAACGGTTACGTCGTCAACCACCTTTAACCTATAATCCAATGATACGTTTAGTCAA AGTGCATGTTGATCGTAAAATGATACGCGAAAGGCGATGCTTTCAATGTGGTCACGGTGGATTACCAGTTGGTTCGAAACCTTCGGAAAAAAACAAAGCTACACCATTAGTTGGTTGTATGCGTTGTCCTAAGGTGTACCATTTAAAAACGTGTTTACAATTAAATGA TATGCCACCCAAATCATGGATGTGTCCATGGCATGAATGTTGTTTATGTTATCGTCGAGCTGGAAGTTGTGGTGGTCTTCTAATTCATTGTGTTGAATGTCCTACTGCATTTTGTTTTGATTGTTTTCCGCCAGAGTATAg GAGATATGAACCAGGTCCggcattttttgaaaatttacaaaaaaggGGTTGGAATGTTACACCTCAAAAATTTGTCACGTTTCTTTGCTCAAAATGTAAAGCTTTAAAAGAACAAGAAAGAAGACGCCATTTATCTAAACAACAATTAGAAGATGAAATGAG AACACGTAAGAGTCAAGATGATTCTGCTCGATTGGACGCGAAAAAAGAACATGTGAAGCAGGGAAAGTCATTGGCGAAAGAAGAGCGATTGAAACAAGCGACTGcaaaaaagcaattttttgaacagaaaaaaaaactcgatGCTTATGACAAACAGTTACAAAATGATTTGAGAGCAGCAGTGGATCAATTATATCCACCTCGCTACATCGAAATTCTTTGTTTACGTAAAAGCCGTTTTTTAGAAATGCATCAACATACTTCAGAAAGAACACAAGAGGTAGCTggagaagaaaaattggaagaaaaaagagaTCATTCTATGAAATTAAGACCGTGCACATCCAATCGATTGAAATGCTTTCAAAAAAGACGGTTTATTCTTCCTGATCGATTTAAGCTACCAGGAGAAATCCTTCGATTATGTGATAATTGCCATTTACCTTTACATGATGCTTCACAATGTCCTTTCCCTTTAGAAGTATGCCGTTCAAGTGTTGTTTTCAATCCAATGGTTAAAGTTGAACTCACTGAAAATACAACAGAATGTATTGAATCTGCAAGTAAAGCTGAACACGTTAACAATTCTGGTACAGAGGAACTCAACGAAACCAAATCTCACTCTCGTGAAGTAACGTTGCAATGCGTGGAAACGCCGTTGCtcacagaaaatgaaacattggCGGAACAAACAGAAACAACAGTCGACACGCATGGGACATTGGAGGAACGAACGGAAACAACCGCGGACACGCATGGGACATTGGAGGAACGAACGGAAACAACCGCGGACACGCCTGGGACATCAGAGGAACGAACGGAAACAACCGCGGACACGCATGGGACATTGGCGGAACGAACAAAAACAACCGTGGACACGAATGGGACATTGACGGAACGAGCGGAAACGACCGCGGGCACGAATGGGACATTGGCGGAACAAATAGAAACAACAGTGGACACGAATGGGACATTGGCGGAACAAATAGAAACAACAATGGACACGAATGGGACATTGGCGGAACAAATAGAAACAACAGTGGACATGGAGGAGACACTATCAGAGCCGATGGAGACGACATCGGTAGTTATACAGACAATGTCGGACGTGGATGAAACACCATCGGAATGCGTACGAACAAAGTCGGATGAGGATGAGACGCTACCGGAATTGATGCGAAAAAAGACGGAGACATTAGACACGGCATTAAAATTGATGGAAACCAAGCTAGGCACTAGTGAAACTCTATTGGAaccaatgaaaatgaaatcggAAACTTGggaaactaaacaaaaattcgaacCGTGTCCAAAACTAAAATGTCGCACTGTCTGCTCATTATGTCAATCCATTACGAAATTGCATTCAAGAAAACACTGTTCTTTATTAAGTGACACAGAAAAACAAGAG TATGAAGAACGACGAAAACAATATCATGATTTCGTTGTGTCGGTTCAAAAAAAATCATCTGAAGAAAAGGATCGCCTTTGCATTCCGTCCAATTTCGAATCCTTCTTTACGGAAACGTACGATTTGTATAGTATAgcagacaaaatttttgatggaACGCGACGTCAACTTGAATGTGAATTGCATAAAAAACTTGGAGAATGCTTGACTTTAGCTGGACTTGAAAAGTGTATTGTTGTACAAGAACCAGCTTGTTCACCAAAAGTGTGCTCTAAAGACTCCACGAAAGATACCGATCGAGCAGCTCGTCGTAAACATGTCAAAGTACGCCAAGAAGTTAAAACTCCTAAAATGGAGGAGGAACAAAAAGGggctgtaaaaaaaaatgttataaaaaaacgTCATGACACTTCTGTATGTTGTGAAAAACCCAAAAAACAAAAGacgcaagaagaagaaaaaaaaccgtGCGCTATTATACCATCAAGttgtttaacaaaaatttttgaaaaaaaacaaaatacagtAGAAGAACAAATGAAAGCAAGCGCTTCATGTAGTTTAAAGCCCAATATCAAGGAAACATATCAGATGGCTCCtggttataaaaatataattgtccCAAATCGAACGCATGACATAAAAGAACCTGTGAAAACGTTAGGAGTAAACGGAACGAATCACTCGAAAAAAAACCACGTGTCCCAAACGTGCGGAACGTCGCGTGTAGGGGTGCGTGGGCCTACACCAGTACCCTATATGGGACAACAGCACACTGCTAAAGTCTCATGTCGCTCGGATACTATAGCGTATCCAAAACATACAGGCTTACCACATAGAGCACCCTCTCAACATACATTACGGGATTTGTTCAATGCTTTTAACGCTCAGAATGCATCCAGCAATGTACGACATTTGAGtcattcattaaatattcctATGGCATCAGGACCATGTTACGCAACGCATCCGACCTCACCTAACGATATGATGGTAGCAGCAGCCTTTCTATTTAATGCTCAACAACATTCATCCGATGTTTTATCTATGCATCCTCACCCTCTTCTAAATCATCCCTGTATGCCTAATACATCTCCTTTTTGGACACCTATGCCACAACCAATTCTTTCTCCTATGGACCCTAATTTTCCTTCATCAGCTCTTCAGTTCTCGTCTTCGGTGCCAACCACCCTAGTCGAATCAATGTCACAAAAGCCTCCAGCCTGTGACACCAGTAATGAAACAGATTCCATGTCTTAA